ATAATTGGATAATTATAAAAGATGGGGTAATTACCCCCACATCAGAAGGATTAGAAGCATTAAATAAAAAATCAATAGTAAAAACTTGTGAGTATATATTGGAAAACAAAAAATTAGATGAATTTAGTAAAAACCATTTGTTAAAAAGAAATTTAATAATAGAAAAAACAAACAAGGAAATTTCTGCTATTTTAACAGAAAAAGGAAAGAAAGCAATTAAAGACCTTCCCAAAGAACAAGAAGAAATAAAGAATTTAACTCAACAGAATATTTTATCTGGAGAATGGAAGAAAAAGTATATTTTGCCCTATGATGTTACTATTGATTCTGAAGAGATTTATCCAGGTAAAAGACATATTTTAGCTTTATTTATGGAAAAAATAAAAGGAATATTTATAGAAATGGGTTTTGAAGAAATGGAAGGAGATATAATTCAATCTAGTTTTTGGAATTTTGATGCATTATTTCAGCCACAAGATCACCCAGCAAGAGAATTAGCAGATACTTTTTATTTAGAAGAAAATATTGTTCCTTTACCAGAAGATAAAGAATTAATTAAAAAGATTAAACAAGAACATGAAAAAGGATGGAAATATATGTGGGATATTAAAAAAGCAGAAAAGTCTGTTTTGAGAACACATACTACTTCTATAAGTTCTAAATATTTATATACAAAGGGAACTGATACAAAACCCAAAGCGTTTTTCTGTATTGGTAGAAATTATAGAAATGAAACTATTGATTACAAACATTTGGCTGAATTTTATCAAGTTGAAGGTATTGTGATTTCTGAAAACGCAACTTTCACACAATTATTAGGATTATTAAAAGAATTTTACAAGAAATTAGGTTTTGAAAAAATAAGATTTGTACCAGGCTATTTTCCATATACTGAACCCAGTGTTGAAGTTGAAGCATATTTTGAAGACAGAAAGGAATGGATAGAATTAGGGGGGGCAGGAATTTTTAGGCCAGAAGTATCTTTACCTTTATGTAATAAATATCCTGTTTTAGCTTGGGGTTTAAGTTTAGAACGGCCATTGATGTTGATGTATAATATATCAGACATACGTACGTTTTACAAAAATAATGTTTTATGGTTAAGACAAACAAAAAAAATATTTTAGGAGGGAAATATCATGAAAAAACAACATATTATTGGAGGAATTTTTATACTTATATTAGGAATAATTATTTATTTATCTACAACGCCAAGTGGTTTTTTTAATGCATATTCTATTTGTCAAACATTAAAAATTTTTGAACCTTGTTCAGAAACAGTAAATTGGTTGGGTATTATTTCAATAATTTTAATTTTGTTTGGAGTACTTGATTTTGTATATGGGATAGTAACTTCTTATAATATAACTGAAAAACAAGAAAAAATAGAAAAAACAAAATTTGTTAAAGAAATAGAAGAAAAAATTTATATTAGGTGCCCAAAATGTGGAGTAAAGAACGAAGAAAACACAAAATATTGTAAAGAATGCGGAGAACTACTACATAAAAAAGAATATTATTAAAATTTATTAATAAATTAAAAGTAATTAATA
Above is a genomic segment from Candidatus Micrarchaeia archaeon containing:
- a CDS encoding phenylalanine--tRNA ligase subunit alpha, whose product is MILQNYERQILKSLELVNTLDQISSVTNLNRDKITRALYWLAENNLIEIKEESTIEIKLTEEAENYLKNGFPELNVIQKAINKKRMDELTNEEKRIGLAWGIKNNWIIIKDGVITPTSEGLEALNKKSIVKTCEYILENKKLDEFSKNHLLKRNLIIEKTNKEISAILTEKGKKAIKDLPKEQEEIKNLTQQNILSGEWKKKYILPYDVTIDSEEIYPGKRHILALFMEKIKGIFIEMGFEEMEGDIIQSSFWNFDALFQPQDHPARELADTFYLEENIVPLPEDKELIKKIKQEHEKGWKYMWDIKKAEKSVLRTHTTSISSKYLYTKGTDTKPKAFFCIGRNYRNETIDYKHLAEFYQVEGIVISENATFTQLLGLLKEFYKKLGFEKIRFVPGYFPYTEPSVEVEAYFEDRKEWIELGGAGIFRPEVSLPLCNKYPVLAWGLSLERPLMLMYNISDIRTFYKNNVLWLRQTKKIF
- a CDS encoding zinc-ribbon domain-containing protein translates to MKKQHIIGGIFILILGIIIYLSTTPSGFFNAYSICQTLKIFEPCSETVNWLGIISIILILFGVLDFVYGIVTSYNITEKQEKIEKTKFVKEIEEKIYIRCPKCGVKNEENTKYCKECGELLHKKEYY